A part of Desulfobacter sp. genomic DNA contains:
- a CDS encoding IS21 family transposase → MQSEKSFGIAAMKAGMDEKTARKYREHGKLPSELKTDHTWRTRKDPFEETWDGIKGMLTINPGLEAKTLFEDLQRRHPGRFADGQLRTLQRRIKQWRATEGPPKEIFFAQIHKPGELCQSDFTHMDKLGVTIGGVPFDHLIYHFVLTYSNWETGTVCFSESFESLSQGLQNALWELGGVPQQHRTDCLTSAVNKVSHPEEFTSRYQDLVDHYGIIPCKTNPASPNENGDVEQRNYRFKKAVDQALMLRGHRDFKDREEYDLFLAKLFAQLNAGRRKRFTQELDLLHRLPKRRLDACKKMDLKVGPSSTIRVNHNVYSVDSRLIGENIQVRLYMECLEVWYGQRKVDTLPRLRGEGKYKINYRHIIDSLVKKPGAFENYRYRNAMFPTSRFRIAYDHLRKRYTVKSSAARYLKILYLAAKTSEVAVDSALMVLINEDQEISKEAVKRLIESNASVSRPDDVHIQAVDLTRYDQLLKGVAA, encoded by the coding sequence ATTCAGTCAGAGAAGAGTTTCGGGATAGCAGCAATGAAAGCTGGAATGGATGAAAAAACAGCTCGAAAGTACCGTGAACACGGGAAGTTGCCGAGTGAACTCAAAACGGATCATACATGGCGCACACGCAAAGATCCGTTTGAGGAGACCTGGGATGGTATCAAAGGCATGTTGACCATAAATCCAGGTCTGGAGGCCAAGACACTGTTTGAGGATTTGCAACGCAGACACCCCGGCCGGTTCGCCGATGGACAATTACGGACCCTGCAACGGAGAATAAAGCAATGGCGTGCTACAGAGGGGCCGCCCAAAGAAATCTTTTTTGCTCAAATTCATAAGCCTGGCGAATTATGCCAGTCAGACTTCACCCACATGGATAAACTGGGCGTCACTATAGGCGGCGTCCCTTTTGACCACCTGATCTACCATTTTGTTTTGACCTATTCCAATTGGGAGACAGGTACAGTCTGTTTTTCAGAGAGTTTCGAAAGCCTGAGCCAGGGCCTGCAAAATGCCCTATGGGAACTTGGTGGTGTGCCGCAGCAACATCGCACCGATTGTCTGACATCCGCTGTTAACAAGGTAAGTCACCCTGAGGAGTTCACCAGCAGGTATCAGGATCTTGTTGACCATTACGGTATCATTCCTTGCAAAACTAACCCTGCCAGCCCCAATGAAAATGGAGACGTGGAGCAGCGCAATTATCGGTTCAAAAAAGCCGTTGACCAGGCCCTGATGCTGAGAGGACACCGGGATTTTAAAGACCGGGAAGAATATGACTTGTTCCTGGCCAAACTGTTCGCACAGCTAAATGCCGGTCGTAGGAAACGGTTTACACAAGAACTGGATCTCCTACACCGGTTGCCCAAACGCCGGCTTGATGCATGTAAAAAGATGGATTTAAAGGTTGGTCCCAGCAGTACCATTCGGGTCAATCACAACGTTTACTCTGTAGACAGCAGGCTCATAGGAGAAAATATCCAGGTCCGCCTCTACATGGAATGCCTGGAGGTCTGGTACGGCCAGAGAAAGGTCGATACTTTGCCAAGGTTGCGGGGTGAGGGCAAATATAAAATCAATTACCGGCATATCATTGACAGCCTGGTCAAAAAACCGGGGGCATTTGAAAATTATCGTTATCGTAATGCCATGTTCCCCACCAGCCGGTTCCGGATTGCCTACGATCATTTAAGAAAGCGTTATACCGTTAAAAGCTCAGCAGCAAGGTATCTGAAAATATTATACCTGGCAGCAAAGACAAGCGAGGTGGCAGTAGACAGCGCCCTGATGGTTCTAATAAACGAGGATCAGGAAATCAGCAAAGAGGCTGTTAAACGCCTTATTGAGTCCAACGCCTCTGTCAGCAGGCCGGATGATGTTCATATCCAGGCAGTTGATTTGACTCGTTATGACCAATTGCTCAAGGGGGTGGCGGCATGA
- a CDS encoding PilZ domain-containing protein: protein MVTKIYVNADLKATIPCPNCKNSYQKDVSRFIKHHKEVRLKYTCKCKHQFSILLERRRFIRKEKQLNGYLIEPTRKLPLRIIDISKYGIKIKLFTKAPPDIGSILTIEFILDDPGHSKVTTKVTVKRVLFPDTLGCEFLNPNHYDNLGKYFLFHF from the coding sequence ATGGTCACTAAAATTTACGTCAATGCAGATCTTAAGGCAACAATCCCTTGCCCTAATTGCAAGAATTCCTACCAAAAAGACGTATCAAGATTCATAAAACACCATAAAGAGGTCCGGCTTAAATACACCTGTAAATGCAAGCACCAGTTCTCCATACTTCTTGAGAGAAGACGGTTCATCAGAAAGGAGAAACAACTCAACGGTTACCTGATCGAACCGACAAGGAAGCTGCCGCTGAGAATAATTGATATTTCCAAGTACGGCATAAAAATCAAGCTGTTCACAAAAGCCCCGCCCGATATCGGCAGCATCCTGACCATTGAATTCATCCTGGATGACCCCGGCCATTCAAAGGTCACCACAAAAGTAACGGTCAAGCGGGTCCTCTTCCCCGACACCCTTGGCTGCGAATTCCTTAACCCGAACCACTATGACAATCTGGGGAAATATTTTTTATTTCATTTTTGA
- a CDS encoding ATP-binding protein has protein sequence MINDRDQIDTNLKSLHMPTMRRSYEEMADQARAEAWGYEKYLLQLLSLECEVRWQNRISRNLRASKLPSSKTFENFDKKRLPLKVANHLSVLVNGAFLERCENILAFGNPGSGKTHLLCAIGHELIAKGKQVLFISCSQLVQDLLIAKRDLELTKKLKSLSRFDAVIIDDIGYVQQSRGEMEVLFTFLAERYEQGSLMITSNLPFSKWEQIFKDPMTTAAAIDRLVHHSIILELNVESYRMEQAKMEAE, from the coding sequence ATGATCAATGATCGGGATCAGATAGACACCAATCTTAAAAGCCTCCATATGCCGACCATGCGCCGCAGTTATGAAGAAATGGCGGATCAGGCCAGGGCGGAGGCATGGGGATATGAAAAGTACCTCTTACAATTGTTGAGTCTCGAATGCGAAGTCCGCTGGCAGAACCGGATATCACGTAACCTGAGGGCATCCAAGTTGCCATCTTCCAAGACATTTGAGAATTTTGATAAAAAGCGCCTCCCCTTAAAGGTTGCCAATCATTTAAGTGTCCTGGTCAACGGCGCTTTTTTAGAGCGCTGTGAAAACATCCTGGCCTTTGGTAATCCGGGTAGCGGGAAAACCCATCTGCTCTGTGCCATTGGCCATGAATTAATTGCAAAGGGTAAGCAGGTTCTTTTTATCTCATGCAGTCAGCTCGTCCAGGATCTGCTGATTGCCAAAAGGGATCTTGAGCTAACCAAAAAACTCAAATCCCTCTCCAGGTTTGATGCTGTGATTATAGATGACATTGGGTATGTCCAACAAAGCCGGGGAGAAATGGAAGTGCTGTTTACCTTTTTGGCGGAACGGTATGAACAGGGCAGCCTGATGATCACGAGCAATCTTCCGTTCTCTAAGTGGGAACAGATTTTTAAGGACCCTATGACAACGGCAGCAGCCATCGACAGACTCGTTCATCACAGTATCATCCTTGAATTGAATGTGGAAAGCTATCGCATGGAACAGGCTAAAATGGAGGCCGAATAA